From a single Cyanobacteria bacterium GSL.Bin1 genomic region:
- the rodA gene encoding rod shape-determining protein RodA, with protein MAQLPRKKFSLRRFIAPWQQMDWFLLLLVAGITVWGGFIIGSTQLNETANNSVQHWIMGGIGLALSFFIARWRYERLLSYFWIVYGITNLSLVAVLLVGVAAKGAQRWITIAGFNLQPSEFAKLGVIITLAALLHHRPAETLPAMFRALLVVAVPWGLVFLQPDLGTSLVFGAIALGMLYWANANFGWLLLLVSPAVAAILFNLYVPGWLGWAALMFVIAWRTLPWGWLAGCGAIAVNFVAGGLGNLFWGLLKDYQKNRLILFLDPNQDPLGGGYHLIQSRIAIGAGELWGRGLHQGTQTQLDFIPEQHTDFIFSAVGEELGFIGSFGLIVLFWFVCVRLLVIALKAKDNFGSLLAIGTLTMIVFQVLVNVGMTIGLAPITGLPLPWMSYGRSAILMNFMAIGLVESVANYKQRTTFFR; from the coding sequence ATGGCTCAGCTTCCCCGGAAAAAGTTCAGTTTACGCCGGTTCATTGCCCCTTGGCAGCAAATGGACTGGTTTTTACTCCTTCTCGTTGCTGGAATTACGGTTTGGGGCGGTTTCATAATTGGCAGTACGCAACTGAATGAAACCGCTAACAACTCAGTTCAGCACTGGATCATGGGTGGGATTGGTCTGGCACTGAGCTTTTTCATTGCTCGCTGGCGCTATGAGCGTTTACTTTCTTACTTTTGGATTGTGTATGGAATCACGAATCTCTCTTTGGTAGCCGTTTTGTTAGTGGGTGTTGCCGCAAAAGGGGCGCAACGCTGGATTACCATTGCTGGGTTTAATTTACAGCCTTCTGAATTTGCCAAATTAGGCGTGATTATTACCTTGGCTGCCCTCCTTCATCATCGTCCAGCCGAAACCTTACCCGCGATGTTTCGGGCATTACTGGTGGTAGCTGTGCCATGGGGATTAGTCTTTTTACAACCAGATTTAGGAACTTCTTTAGTCTTTGGCGCGATCGCGCTGGGAATGTTGTATTGGGCAAATGCTAATTTCGGCTGGTTGCTGTTACTAGTTTCTCCAGCCGTGGCAGCTATCTTATTTAATCTCTATGTTCCAGGGTGGTTAGGTTGGGCTGCATTGATGTTTGTGATTGCTTGGCGCACCCTCCCCTGGGGCTGGTTAGCCGGTTGTGGCGCAATTGCCGTCAATTTTGTTGCGGGGGGCTTGGGGAATCTCTTTTGGGGGTTGCTCAAAGACTATCAAAAAAACCGTCTTATCCTGTTTCTAGACCCGAATCAAGATCCCCTCGGGGGCGGCTATCACTTAATTCAATCTCGCATTGCCATTGGTGCTGGAGAACTGTGGGGACGAGGCTTACATCAAGGCACGCAAACCCAATTAGACTTTATTCCCGAACAACACACCGACTTTATTTTCAGTGCTGTAGGGGAAGAATTAGGCTTTATCGGGAGTTTTGGGTTAATTGTCCTATTCTGGTTCGTTTGTGTCCGCTTATTGGTCATTGCCCTCAAGGCCAAAGATAACTTTGGTTCCCTCCTCGCGATCGGCACTCTGACGATGATTGTGTTTCAAGTTCTGGTCAATGTTGGGATGACGATTGGGCTTGCTCCCATCACTGGACTTCCCCTCCCTTGGATGAGTTATGGGCGTTCTGCAATCTTGATGAACTTTATGGCAATTGGTTTAGTTGAATCGGTGGCCAACTATAAGCAACGGACTACCTTCTTTCGTTAA
- a CDS encoding 1-acyl-sn-glycerol-3-phosphate acyltransferase — MSHSASSSKQKEFYPSQLTPWLVRFVQFVSPFICRWLNKLDVVIVPSYEQELAALKNKRILFLANHPTFQDPIVMFLLSAQLGEMFYYLADHLALRGYLGPFLQRLGVYSIKRGLPDRNSVRHTLEILSQPNSRLVIFPEGGCSFQNDRVSPFRTGAIQLAFQALNRDQKQKGEIPDLYAIPISIKYRYPRDVTLIIRQLLQRLEKELNLTAQGDQYQRLRTVGEKVLQLCEQDYAFAGLEGATMNERIPYLKARILETIEQFFDVKTSEEIPDRERVYKLQYLLEGVTNEENKMEGPAISFPAPSPITESLSEPSWEDQFGQIWRTDFIRHSLWRVLNFDAIYDGYVAENPSQERYLDTLTRLEREVFGIDRPPPKDYRQALVYIGKPMNLKDSFPAFQGDGLAGSQKEHRAATITQIVDELQSRVQQNLDLLAQYKLD; from the coding sequence ATGAGCCATTCTGCCTCTTCTTCAAAACAAAAAGAGTTTTACCCGAGCCAACTCACTCCTTGGTTGGTTCGCTTTGTGCAATTTGTATCTCCTTTCATCTGTCGTTGGCTGAACAAACTGGATGTTGTTATTGTGCCGAGCTATGAACAGGAACTGGCAGCACTCAAAAATAAACGAATCCTATTCTTAGCCAATCATCCCACCTTCCAAGATCCAATTGTTATGTTTCTGCTTTCCGCTCAGCTAGGAGAAATGTTTTATTACCTGGCTGATCATCTTGCTTTACGCGGTTATCTTGGTCCTTTCTTACAACGGCTTGGGGTTTATTCCATTAAACGAGGTTTACCAGATCGAAACAGTGTGCGTCATACCCTAGAAATTTTGAGTCAACCGAATAGTCGATTGGTGATTTTCCCGGAGGGAGGCTGTTCTTTCCAAAATGATCGCGTTAGTCCCTTCCGTACAGGAGCGATCCAACTCGCTTTCCAAGCCCTCAATCGTGACCAAAAGCAGAAGGGAGAAATTCCTGACCTGTATGCAATTCCGATTTCGATCAAATACCGTTATCCCCGTGATGTGACACTAATTATTCGTCAGCTTTTACAACGATTGGAAAAGGAGTTAAATCTTACCGCTCAAGGCGATCAATATCAACGCTTGCGAACCGTCGGAGAAAAGGTCTTACAGCTTTGTGAGCAAGATTATGCCTTTGCCGGTTTAGAGGGAGCTACTATGAATGAGCGAATTCCTTATCTCAAAGCGAGAATCTTAGAGACCATTGAACAGTTTTTTGATGTTAAAACTTCAGAAGAAATTCCGGATCGCGAACGGGTCTATAAGCTGCAATATTTATTAGAAGGAGTAACTAACGAAGAAAATAAGATGGAGGGCCCAGCGATATCTTTCCCGGCTCCATCTCCAATAACAGAAAGCTTATCAGAACCCTCTTGGGAAGATCAGTTTGGTCAAATCTGGAGGACTGATTTTATTCGCCATTCCCTCTGGCGAGTCCTCAATTTTGATGCGATTTATGATGGTTACGTTGCAGAAAACCCCTCCCAAGAGAGATATCTCGATACCCTCACGCGCCTAGAACGAGAAGTCTTTGGCATTGACCGACCCCCACCGAAAGACTATCGCCAAGCTCTCGTTTATATCGGCAAACCCATGAATCTTAAAGACTCCTTTCCTGCTTTCCAAGGCGATGGCTTAGCTGGTTCCCAAAAAGAACATCGTGCTGCAACCATTACTCAAATCGTAGACGAGCTTCAAAGCAGGGTACAGCAAAACCTAGACCTTCTTGCTCAATATAAACTCGATTAA
- a CDS encoding GNAT family N-acetyltransferase has protein sequence MNIFIARDLNDFARCIMIRTLVFVVEQNISAAIETDEFEKTATHYLVTDEGKALATARWRRIDEQTAKIERVAVLKDARGKGVGTKLMRYILNAIHSDRKLQAIKVGSQNSAIPFYEKLGFQIIGEEYLDADIPHQMMVKNNSDTNSP, from the coding sequence ATGAATATTTTTATTGCTCGTGATTTGAATGATTTTGCCCGCTGCATCATGATCCGAACGCTAGTATTTGTCGTGGAACAAAACATCTCGGCTGCAATTGAAACGGATGAATTTGAAAAGACCGCAACTCATTATCTCGTTACGGATGAAGGCAAAGCCCTAGCAACAGCGCGTTGGCGACGAATTGATGAGCAGACAGCTAAAATTGAGCGGGTTGCTGTTTTAAAAGACGCACGGGGCAAGGGGGTTGGAACAAAGTTGATGCGCTATATCCTGAATGCAATTCACTCTGACCGAAAGCTCCAAGCGATTAAAGTGGGTTCGCAAAACTCAGCGATTCCGTTTTATGAAAAACTAGGATTTCAGATCATTGGCGAGGAATATCTGGATGCCGATATTCCTCATCAGATGATGGTCAAAAACAATTCGGATACAAATTCACCTTAA
- a CDS encoding glutathione S-transferase family protein, with protein sequence MKLYYIPTTRAVRPRWLLEEMELPYELVQVTMEMSRQPEYKTLHPHGKVPVLADQKVTIYESAAICAYLADEYPELNFAPSLQSPARGYYYQWLFYSSLTLEPPVEQYMFHVLPDLPEKVLPKTQQTRVSPEDALQWFAQVCDPLNKILKDNDYLVENRFTTADIITGGVLYWAYRLGMMKEETPVKTYLTRLMERPAFQRADENRYVAVE encoded by the coding sequence ATGAAACTTTATTATATCCCTACCACCCGGGCGGTTCGTCCTCGTTGGCTCCTGGAAGAAATGGAACTACCTTACGAACTTGTCCAAGTCACTATGGAAATGTCTCGTCAACCGGAGTATAAAACGCTTCATCCTCATGGTAAAGTTCCTGTTTTGGCGGATCAAAAAGTGACGATTTATGAGTCAGCAGCGATTTGTGCCTACTTAGCGGATGAATATCCCGAGCTAAACTTCGCTCCTTCTTTGCAAAGTCCAGCGCGAGGATATTATTACCAATGGCTATTTTATAGTTCTCTTACTCTAGAACCGCCTGTGGAGCAATATATGTTTCACGTGTTGCCCGATTTGCCAGAAAAAGTATTACCCAAGACTCAACAAACAAGAGTTTCTCCAGAAGACGCTCTGCAATGGTTTGCTCAAGTTTGTGACCCCTTAAATAAAATTTTGAAGGATAACGATTATTTGGTAGAAAACCGCTTTACCACCGCAGATATCATCACGGGTGGGGTTTTGTATTGGGCATATCGACTCGGGATGATGAAAGAGGAAACACCTGTGAAAACTTATCTGACTCGGTTGATGGAACGTCCTGCTTTTCAGCGAGCGGATGAAAATCGGTATGTTGCTGTGGAGTGA
- the efp gene encoding elongation factor P yields the protein MISSNDFRTGMTIELEGNVWRVVEFLHVKPGKGSAFVRTKLKNVQSGNVVERTFRAGETVPQATLEKRSMQHTYKEGDEYVFMDMESFEEVRIPPETIGDRAKYINEGMEISAVYWEGNILEVEVPNSVVLEVVETDPGVKGDTATGGSKPATVETGAQVMVPLFISVGERIKIDTRNDTYVGRES from the coding sequence ATGATTTCTAGTAACGATTTTAGAACGGGAATGACCATCGAACTTGAAGGGAATGTCTGGCGCGTTGTCGAGTTTCTGCACGTGAAGCCAGGAAAAGGATCAGCCTTTGTGCGCACCAAATTGAAAAATGTCCAGAGTGGCAATGTGGTGGAACGAACCTTCCGCGCCGGCGAAACAGTTCCCCAAGCCACCCTAGAAAAACGGTCAATGCAACACACTTATAAAGAAGGGGATGAATACGTTTTCATGGACATGGAATCTTTTGAAGAAGTGCGGATCCCGCCCGAAACCATCGGCGATCGCGCCAAATACATTAATGAAGGCATGGAAATTAGTGCCGTCTACTGGGAAGGCAATATTCTTGAGGTGGAAGTTCCCAACTCGGTTGTTTTAGAAGTGGTGGAGACGGATCCAGGGGTAAAAGGCGATACCGCGACCGGCGGCAGTAAGCCGGCAACGGTGGAAACAGGGGCGCAAGTCATGGTTCCCTTGTTTATCTCGGTTGGGGAGCGCATTAAAATTGATACCCGTAACGACACTTATGTCGGTCGTGAGTCATAA
- the accB gene encoding acetyl-CoA carboxylase biotin carboxyl carrier protein: MSIDFKEIRELLNAISQADVAEFSLKSDQFELTVRKGLATGTTETPVPPSPQPQPAPTENPPAEESAIAPPPEKNDWEAITSPIVGTFYEAPAPGEPAFVKVGDHIQTNQTVCIVEAMKIMNEIEAEVSGQVMEITVQNGEPVEFGQTLMRIKPD; the protein is encoded by the coding sequence GTGTCAATAGACTTTAAAGAAATTCGTGAACTCCTCAATGCCATTTCCCAGGCTGATGTTGCTGAATTTAGCCTGAAAAGCGATCAGTTTGAACTGACAGTGCGCAAAGGACTCGCTACGGGGACAACCGAAACGCCAGTTCCCCCCTCTCCTCAACCGCAACCTGCCCCAACTGAAAATCCGCCGGCTGAAGAAAGCGCGATCGCGCCCCCTCCCGAAAAAAACGATTGGGAAGCGATCACTTCTCCCATTGTCGGAACCTTTTACGAAGCCCCTGCACCGGGAGAGCCAGCTTTTGTTAAAGTCGGCGACCACATTCAAACGAATCAAACCGTTTGTATTGTGGAAGCCATGAAAATTATGAATGAAATTGAAGCTGAGGTTTCAGGACAAGTGATGGAAATAACGGTTCAAAATGGCGAACCAGTGGAATTTGGTCAAACCCTGATGCGAATTAAGCCTGATTAA
- a CDS encoding LmeA family phospholipid-binding protein has protein sequence MTPHLRLKSLAIETDPIATDWAALRGGKFGSFPQVQSVLEEPLNAALQVSLNETDLNRFLDSPGVKTRFNAMAQRIVEQLPSGCNQHYELLSTTVNFKDNNRLTVNLDPQVSRHPNNQFREFDLHVELGIKIQQGKKLSLVEPKVTVDGKPLPPRLVTIVSERISARFNLGTLNEEKMIARLLQLKIEEDEVKLAAFVQIANGARGDSPKSF, from the coding sequence TTGACACCGCATTTACGTCTAAAATCCCTTGCCATTGAAACGGATCCAATCGCCACTGACTGGGCTGCTTTGCGAGGAGGAAAATTCGGGTCATTTCCACAAGTCCAATCTGTCCTCGAGGAACCACTAAATGCTGCATTGCAAGTCTCTCTTAATGAGACGGATCTTAATCGCTTCTTAGACTCTCCAGGGGTCAAGACGCGCTTCAACGCGATGGCGCAACGAATTGTCGAACAACTCCCCAGTGGCTGTAATCAACATTACGAATTATTAAGCACTACGGTCAACTTTAAAGATAATAATCGCCTAACAGTTAATCTCGATCCACAGGTATCCCGTCATCCAAACAATCAATTTCGAGAATTTGATCTCCATGTTGAATTGGGAATTAAAATTCAACAAGGGAAAAAATTAAGTTTAGTTGAGCCTAAGGTGACGGTAGATGGAAAACCACTTCCGCCAAGACTTGTAACGATTGTTAGCGAAAGAATTAGCGCTCGCTTTAATTTGGGTACCTTAAATGAAGAAAAGATGATAGCAAGGCTTTTACAATTAAAAATAGAAGAAGATGAGGTAAAATTAGCAGCGTTTGTACAAATTGCAAACGGGGCAAGAGGCGATTCTCCGAAATCTTTCTGA
- a CDS encoding peptidase C1, with translation MTKPNLPQIQAAIQSQGAHWIAGETSVSQLSEQQQNLRLGLDVPKSERERLSLALAETKQPEFVFARERDWRNKDGHNWVTDIKDQGNCGSCVAFATVATLETQARIQLNKPSRAVDLSEADLFFCGAGRKCSQGWWPVDALNYAKEKGISEESCFPYQDRDLDCSPCSDRANRLLKIGKWQEFINVSQRKEWLDQQGPLVACMAVYRDFFNYKDGVYKHVTGDLAGYHAITCIGYSEDEQCWICKNSWGPEWGKEGFFKIAYGEAGIDTDFAMYGAGELTGPLMNSEDEEQKKGWAEYVVVEQSLPTEAKGSVFWAYVEDKWRYQQLSDVQMAALSPTLCAADSLQVVYQGEQIVKIQTWKQFS, from the coding sequence ATGACCAAACCAAATCTTCCACAAATTCAAGCAGCTATCCAAAGCCAGGGTGCTCATTGGATAGCTGGAGAAACTTCTGTTTCGCAACTCAGTGAACAACAGCAGAATCTTCGACTGGGGTTAGATGTCCCTAAAAGTGAAAGGGAGCGACTCAGCTTAGCCCTAGCCGAAACCAAGCAACCAGAGTTTGTCTTTGCCCGAGAACGAGACTGGCGTAATAAAGACGGTCATAACTGGGTAACTGACATTAAAGATCAAGGAAACTGCGGTTCTTGCGTGGCTTTTGCCACAGTAGCTACCTTGGAAACTCAAGCCAGAATTCAATTAAATAAGCCGTCTCGAGCGGTCGATCTTTCTGAGGCTGATCTGTTTTTCTGTGGAGCTGGGCGCAAGTGCAGTCAGGGCTGGTGGCCCGTTGATGCCCTAAACTATGCCAAAGAAAAGGGAATTTCGGAAGAATCCTGTTTTCCTTACCAAGACCGAGATCTCGACTGTAGCCCCTGTAGCGATCGCGCCAACCGTTTACTGAAAATTGGCAAATGGCAAGAATTCATTAATGTCAGTCAGCGTAAAGAGTGGCTAGATCAACAAGGTCCCCTCGTTGCTTGCATGGCAGTTTATCGGGATTTCTTCAATTACAAAGATGGTGTCTATAAGCACGTCACCGGAGATCTCGCTGGCTATCATGCTATCACCTGCATTGGCTACAGCGAAGACGAACAGTGCTGGATCTGCAAGAATAGTTGGGGTCCAGAGTGGGGTAAGGAAGGTTTCTTCAAGATTGCCTATGGCGAAGCAGGGATAGACACAGACTTTGCTATGTATGGTGCCGGGGAGCTTACAGGTCCTTTGATGAACTCAGAGGATGAAGAACAGAAAAAAGGCTGGGCTGAATATGTCGTTGTCGAGCAATCTTTGCCGACCGAAGCTAAAGGCAGTGTTTTCTGGGCTTATGTCGAAGACAAGTGGCGTTATCAGCAGCTCTCAGATGTTCAAATGGCAGCTCTAAGCCCTACCCTGTGCGCTGCAGATTCGCTCCAAGTTGTCTACCAAGGGGAGCAAATTGTGAAAATCCAGACCTGGAAGCAATTTTCTTAA
- a CDS encoding LuxR family transcriptional regulator — MLEQRISLFSDRGNLINCEGCILNVMRQHLRQIDENNSQFSKEQQILIRLKQVFERLGVIVVTLTGEVQFITQRAEQLLSQYFDRHAPDSLPEPIEHWFQNQISLFASENTVPSSCLSLHIEQAAKQLLIRLIAEPISGQYLLLLEEQKLPSFSIASLELIGLTKREAEILFWVAKDKSNAAIAKVLDCGQGTVRKHLEHIYEKLGVQTRTAAVMVALEKLGLLKGGIIAISS, encoded by the coding sequence ATGCTAGAGCAAAGGATTTCATTGTTCAGCGATCGCGGAAATCTCATTAACTGTGAGGGCTGCATTCTCAATGTAATGCGTCAACACTTAAGGCAGATCGATGAAAATAATTCTCAATTCAGCAAAGAGCAACAAATACTGATCAGACTCAAGCAAGTTTTTGAACGTCTAGGGGTGATCGTGGTGACATTGACAGGTGAGGTACAGTTCATCACACAACGAGCAGAACAACTACTGAGTCAGTATTTTGACCGCCATGCCCCAGATTCATTACCAGAACCAATAGAACATTGGTTTCAAAATCAGATTTCGCTATTCGCATCCGAGAACACAGTTCCATCCTCCTGTTTATCACTACACATTGAGCAAGCAGCAAAGCAGTTACTCATTCGCCTGATTGCCGAGCCCATCAGCGGGCAATATCTGTTGCTGCTGGAAGAACAAAAACTGCCATCTTTTTCCATTGCTTCTCTAGAATTAATCGGACTGACCAAACGCGAGGCAGAGATACTTTTCTGGGTAGCTAAAGATAAAAGCAATGCCGCGATCGCGAAAGTGTTGGATTGTGGTCAAGGAACGGTGCGAAAACATTTAGAGCATATTTACGAAAAACTGGGTGTACAAACCCGAACGGCTGCGGTGATGGTTGCCCTGGAAAAGTTGGGGCTACTTAAAGGAGGAATTATTGCAATTTCTTCATAA
- a CDS encoding DUF433 domain-containing protein, with product MDYQNIITIEPGKRSGKPCIRGMRITVSDILEYLASGMTEEEILADFSELTSEDIKACLAFAADREKKLFVTSV from the coding sequence ATGGACTATCAAAATATAATTACAATTGAACCAGGAAAACGAAGTGGTAAACCGTGCATTCGAGGAATGCGAATTACAGTATCTGACATTCTAGAATACTTAGCAAGTGGCATGACTGAAGAAGAAATTTTAGCAGATTTTTCTGAATTGACTTCCGAAGATATTAAAGCCTGTCTTGCCTTTGCTGCAGATCGTGAGAAAAAGTTATTTGTAACTTCTGTGTGA
- a CDS encoding AbiA family abortive infection protein — protein MNKKSQTQLGYFIDYNLWKDALDLLNFQIQQKKKNRHFNTLSMFYYESLDLTCLKYDPEQYFNIKISTSLFYGLQNEFSVFSYVIPKAGIGLRDYKFFTYPMRVLYYTIGLYLLKLSQEFLDETYGKLSTIEAFYGGNLSYKKEELQLKSFNIYYRTFHQKFKEKIKEEVRSDYKNKVILRLDIENYFNEVSISRLLNLLNSFIKPSIQTEKNFDLFTKQQIICLFNFISDGKLGIPQSDNNIVSSFIGYLYLVFGDLLIDDLFKNSYKSTIDKYKIIRYTDDIYISIKFKDNIEQYNQGLFIHAISSQIAEELYSKLGLKLNLKSKLYRLSSHEEKEELLKNIRKSSPNDQYFSAVQDYDTQQQIVESNTKNPQDKLDDIFKELINIKGSRIEDYFVGGKSVQEEILQEVFDKNVENILEKSDNKKRIKDIFENFNFELVKVQPLEILIVLLRDENTANNFKKFCLNKSVITTGDADLIIKFLCQNHFDIPELRDKLKENSHMRNIIEVFDNKKVNCDQPGYYQLGCMQINNLSKNSDVIEQTRLRVLEEKNNSYSVALNHLVNEIHAICKAWDQENKKDYDINSLVSFLQSKGIKHETCVKIRNLFDRRNSNQVSHPSSNGGLAWEVTKEEYQDYYKHVGLCLDVLLQEQELESCNLRS, from the coding sequence ATGAATAAGAAAAGTCAAACACAGCTTGGATATTTTATAGATTATAATCTATGGAAAGATGCTTTGGATCTACTAAACTTTCAAATACAACAAAAGAAGAAAAATAGACATTTTAATACTTTAAGTATGTTTTACTATGAAAGCCTTGATCTAACTTGCTTAAAGTACGATCCAGAGCAATACTTTAATATTAAGATCTCTACTAGTCTTTTCTACGGATTACAAAACGAATTTTCTGTCTTTTCATATGTTATTCCAAAGGCAGGTATTGGGTTAAGAGATTATAAATTTTTTACTTATCCAATGAGAGTCTTATATTACACTATTGGTTTATATTTACTTAAGCTATCACAGGAATTCTTAGATGAAACATATGGAAAATTGTCAACTATTGAAGCTTTTTACGGAGGAAATCTTTCTTATAAGAAAGAAGAACTTCAACTTAAATCTTTTAATATATATTATCGAACTTTTCATCAAAAATTCAAGGAAAAAATCAAAGAAGAAGTAAGAAGCGATTATAAGAATAAAGTAATATTGAGACTCGATATTGAGAACTATTTTAATGAAGTATCTATTTCAAGATTACTTAATCTTTTGAACTCCTTTATTAAACCAAGTATTCAAACAGAGAAAAACTTCGATCTTTTTACAAAACAGCAGATTATATGTTTATTTAACTTTATTTCTGATGGAAAGCTAGGAATTCCTCAGTCCGATAATAATATTGTTTCTAGTTTTATAGGCTATTTATATCTTGTCTTTGGTGATTTATTAATAGATGACCTCTTTAAAAATAGCTATAAAAGTACTATTGATAAGTATAAAATTATTCGATACACTGATGATATATATATATCCATAAAATTTAAAGATAATATTGAACAATATAATCAAGGTTTATTTATTCATGCTATCAGTTCTCAAATTGCTGAAGAGTTATATAGCAAACTTGGTCTTAAACTTAATCTTAAATCTAAACTCTATAGATTATCAAGTCATGAAGAGAAAGAAGAACTACTTAAAAATATTCGTAAATCATCTCCAAATGATCAATATTTTAGCGCTGTTCAAGATTACGATACTCAACAACAAATAGTAGAATCAAACACTAAAAATCCTCAAGATAAGTTGGATGATATTTTTAAGGAATTAATAAATATAAAAGGATCGAGAATAGAAGATTATTTTGTAGGAGGTAAATCAGTGCAGGAAGAAATTCTTCAAGAAGTTTTTGATAAAAATGTAGAAAATATTCTTGAAAAATCTGACAACAAAAAAAGAATAAAAGATATTTTCGAAAACTTTAATTTTGAACTTGTAAAAGTTCAACCTCTTGAGATTCTTATTGTTTTATTAAGAGACGAAAATACCGCTAATAACTTTAAGAAATTTTGTTTAAATAAAAGTGTTATCACAACAGGGGATGCTGACCTTATCATAAAATTTTTATGTCAAAATCATTTTGATATTCCCGAGCTTCGTGATAAACTTAAAGAAAATAGTCATATGAGAAATATAATTGAAGTATTTGATAACAAAAAAGTTAATTGCGACCAGCCTGGATATTATCAATTGGGTTGCATGCAAATAAATAATTTATCAAAAAATTCTGATGTAATAGAGCAAACTCGACTACGAGTTTTAGAAGAAAAAAATAATTCATATTCAGTTGCTCTTAATCATTTAGTCAATGAAATTCATGCTATTTGTAAAGCATGGGATCAAGAAAATAAAAAAGATTATGATATTAATAGTTTAGTCAGTTTTTTACAATCAAAAGGTATTAAACACGAGACATGTGTAAAAATTAGAAACCTATTTGATCGTAGAAATTCTAATCAAGTTTCGCATCCTAGTTCTAACGGAGGATTAGCTTGGGAAGTAACTAAAGAAGAATATCAAGATTACTATAAGCATGTTGGTCTTTGTTTAGACGTACTTTTGCAAGAACAAGAACTTGAATCGTGTAATTTAAGAAGCTAA